Proteins encoded within one genomic window of Companilactobacillus zhachilii:
- a CDS encoding D-alanyl-D-alanine carboxypeptidase family protein, translating into MKNFVKKLMLVMSVVILTLPIFASTVHAEETANVTLELNASAGMVFDEHTGQVVYSKNADEKLAIGSITKIITLYLVTKAIKEGKFSEKDMLTPTKAQADMTQRNELTNVRLDADKSYSVRDLYNAAWIVSSNSAAMMLADKVAGNQGDFVKLMRKTVKDWGIKNAQLFNVSGLNNSDLEPDMYLGTKENENKLSANDIGVIVKHVLDEYPEIVQTTSKAKFSFPVDNEVKTYDSLNLLLKGNRDYQEGYEFDGLKTGTTDAAGESFVGTLPLNDTRIVTVVLNAQGEKEDRDKRFRSTQKLVHYLVDNYERKEILQKDATVTIKHKKYKTYEPVYTWLPKNYHVENLRYNVSSNDLGFTAIHKKQTVKLIAANTDGGYLPFKKADVKKVVHKKTNQKSWWDQIIEFFKHLF; encoded by the coding sequence ATGAAAAATTTCGTTAAGAAATTAATGTTGGTAATGTCAGTCGTTATCTTGACGTTACCAATTTTTGCATCAACGGTTCACGCTGAGGAAACGGCCAATGTAACTTTGGAACTAAATGCTAGTGCGGGGATGGTTTTCGATGAACATACTGGGCAAGTCGTCTATTCTAAAAACGCTGACGAAAAACTGGCTATCGGTTCAATTACGAAAATTATTACTTTGTATTTGGTTACTAAAGCTATCAAAGAAGGTAAATTTTCCGAGAAAGATATGCTGACACCAACGAAAGCTCAAGCCGATATGACGCAACGAAACGAATTGACTAATGTCCGTTTAGATGCTGATAAGTCGTATAGTGTCAGAGATTTATATAACGCCGCTTGGATTGTATCTTCCAATTCAGCTGCCATGATGTTGGCTGACAAGGTTGCTGGTAATCAAGGTGATTTTGTTAAGTTGATGCGCAAAACCGTCAAAGATTGGGGCATTAAGAATGCTCAATTATTCAATGTGTCCGGCTTAAATAACTCAGATTTGGAACCTGATATGTATTTGGGTACTAAAGAAAACGAAAATAAATTGTCAGCCAATGATATTGGTGTCATTGTAAAACACGTTTTGGATGAATATCCTGAAATCGTTCAAACGACATCTAAGGCTAAATTTAGTTTTCCAGTTGATAATGAAGTTAAGACTTATGATTCGTTGAATTTATTGCTTAAAGGTAATCGTGATTATCAGGAAGGTTACGAGTTTGATGGTTTGAAGACTGGTACGACTGATGCGGCAGGAGAGTCCTTTGTTGGAACGTTGCCATTGAATGATACTCGCATAGTGACCGTCGTTCTGAACGCTCAAGGTGAAAAAGAAGACCGTGATAAACGTTTCCGCAGTACCCAAAAATTAGTCCATTATTTGGTGGATAACTATGAACGCAAAGAGATTTTACAAAAAGATGCTACAGTTACGATTAAGCATAAAAAGTATAAAACTTATGAACCTGTTTATACTTGGTTACCAAAAAATTATCATGTCGAAAATTTACGTTATAATGTAAGCAGTAACGACTTAGGTTTTACTGCAATTCATAAAAAACAAACGGTGAAATTAATTGCTGCTAACACTGATGGTGGTTATCTTCCGTTTAAAAAGGCAGATGTTAAAAAAGTAGTTCATAAGAAGACAAACCAGAAATCTTGGTGGGATCAAATCATAGAATTTTTTAAACATCTATTTTAG
- a CDS encoding response regulator transcription factor — MKILVVDDDKEIVELLSIYIKNEGYEPLSANSGQEALDQLSAHSDIALMVLDIMMPGIDGIEVVKRVRKESQIPIIIVSAKTTDMDKIQGLITGADDYVTKPFNPLEIMARIRSLLRRSTQQTAKNVPDKLEVGPITIYKDSHEVVTDSGQKVQLTALEFGVLYLLASHPNRVFSADEIFERVWKQESVVSAKTVMVHVSHLRDKLEEATNGEKVIETVWGVGYKVEV; from the coding sequence ATGAAAATCTTAGTTGTCGATGATGATAAAGAAATCGTAGAATTACTCAGTATTTATATTAAAAACGAAGGCTATGAACCATTGTCAGCCAATTCGGGTCAAGAAGCACTAGACCAATTGTCTGCTCATAGCGATATAGCGCTGATGGTATTGGACATTATGATGCCTGGTATTGACGGTATCGAAGTCGTTAAAAGAGTTCGGAAAGAATCGCAAATACCAATTATTATTGTATCTGCTAAAACGACTGATATGGACAAAATTCAAGGCCTTATTACGGGTGCAGATGATTACGTTACTAAGCCATTCAATCCGTTGGAGATCATGGCCCGAATTCGTTCACTTTTGCGCCGTAGTACCCAACAAACAGCCAAAAATGTGCCCGACAAATTAGAAGTTGGGCCAATTACGATTTACAAAGATTCCCACGAAGTTGTGACTGATTCTGGACAAAAGGTACAGTTGACGGCTTTGGAATTTGGGGTCCTTTATTTACTTGCAAGTCATCCTAATCGTGTCTTTTCAGCTGATGAAATCTTTGAACGTGTTTGGAAACAAGAGAGTGTCGTCTCGGCTAAAACAGTAATGGTACACGTGAGTCATTTACGAGATAAACTAGAAGAAGCTACTAACGGTGAGAAAGTTATTGAAACCGTTTGGGGCGTCGGCTACAAAGTGGAGGTTTGA
- a CDS encoding iron chaperone, which yields MDEYLATLTDSDDKILAKKMHQIISEVLPDAEVRLSYGLVGYYQPKQICFFGINKQHIGFYPTDKPIKHFEKEISPYLSGKTTLRFPKSEAAIPVDLIQEIAVWNLNN from the coding sequence ATGGATGAATATTTGGCAACATTAACTGATTCAGATGATAAAATTTTAGCAAAAAAGATGCACCAGATTATTTCTGAAGTTTTGCCGGATGCAGAAGTTCGTTTATCTTATGGCTTGGTTGGTTATTATCAGCCTAAACAGATTTGTTTCTTTGGTATTAATAAACAACATATCGGTTTTTATCCAACCGATAAACCGATTAAGCATTTTGAAAAGGAAATTTCTCCTTATTTGAGTGGGAAAACTACACTTAGGTTTCCTAAAAGTGAAGCAGCTATTCCGGTGGATTTGATTCAGGAGATTGCTGTTTGGAATTTGAATAATTGA
- a CDS encoding metal ABC transporter solute-binding protein, Zn/Mn family — protein sequence MRKRKVFLVVLFSLLLVIGGCAKRSTSQKIITTTVNTYIEPIKSVVGDKYKVESIIKSVNVDPHSFSPSSNDAKLIADSRLIVSSGLGYDDWVNKIVTANSQDKNLIDFAGSVLDKKDGANEHVWFGVHNVQKLSYAVYQHMAKVDSKNKTYYQANFKKYDLKLDSLIQREQALKQYTNGKKAYVTEPLPYYLLKDLGVTIANPHFAKSIEDDTDPSIEDIKDMENGLRNHRVSFLVVNKQVTSGIITKMTSLAKKNHVPIVYFTETLPSDLGYYDWMDGNIIQIERIVKK from the coding sequence ATGCGAAAGAGAAAAGTTTTCTTAGTGGTTTTGTTTTCGCTGCTACTGGTCATCGGGGGATGTGCTAAGCGGTCTACGTCTCAAAAGATTATTACAACCACGGTCAACACTTACATTGAACCAATCAAAAGTGTTGTCGGTGATAAATACAAAGTGGAATCAATCATTAAATCGGTTAATGTTGATCCGCACAGTTTTTCACCTTCTAGTAATGATGCTAAGTTGATTGCTGATTCACGTTTAATTGTTTCTAGTGGTCTGGGATATGATGATTGGGTCAATAAGATTGTAACGGCTAATAGTCAGGATAAAAATTTAATTGATTTTGCTGGAAGTGTGCTTGATAAAAAAGATGGTGCCAATGAGCATGTTTGGTTTGGTGTGCATAATGTTCAGAAATTGAGTTATGCGGTTTACCAACACATGGCAAAAGTTGATTCTAAAAATAAAACTTATTATCAAGCTAATTTTAAGAAATATGATTTAAAGTTAGATAGTTTAATCCAAAGAGAACAAGCTTTAAAGCAATACACTAATGGCAAGAAAGCTTATGTCACAGAACCTTTGCCTTACTATCTACTAAAAGATCTTGGTGTCACGATTGCTAATCCACATTTCGCCAAATCGATTGAAGATGATACGGACCCTTCAATTGAGGATATTAAAGATATGGAAAATGGTTTGAGGAATCATCGCGTGAGTTTCTTAGTTGTTAATAAACAAGTAACTAGCGGTATTATTACGAAGATGACAAGTTTAGCTAAGAAAAATCATGTTCCAATTGTTTACTTTACGGAAACATTGCCAAGCGATTTAGGATATTATGACTGGATGGATGGA
- a CDS encoding DUF1129 family protein, translating into MSEDLREKNKQAAEKQKVASAKNEKKEEIKSEIYSADADDLRKKLSNKNAEYIFKLNKYLMDDGFKEDEAKTEIDKLLPEIIENQIKGIPANQLYGPVTQRAQDITHPVKKPKKTPFWASWLDTSLLFFSLFGLLYGIVALTSKGAAKNDPNSQTGIITLIVLSAMWGALLSWFNNQMKKPKSERPGWGITIGYLVVGLVFMFVFLAAMTAVPTSINPPLNAIGYFIAAAVAFGGRFLFRSMTGYKERSFF; encoded by the coding sequence ATGTCTGAGGATTTAAGAGAAAAGAATAAGCAAGCTGCTGAAAAACAAAAAGTTGCTTCAGCTAAGAATGAAAAAAAAGAAGAAATCAAAAGCGAAATCTACAGTGCAGATGCTGATGATTTACGCAAAAAATTAAGTAATAAAAATGCCGAATACATTTTTAAACTTAATAAGTATTTGATGGACGATGGATTTAAAGAAGATGAAGCCAAGACCGAAATTGACAAACTTCTTCCCGAAATTATCGAAAACCAAATCAAAGGGATTCCAGCTAACCAACTTTATGGACCCGTGACACAAAGAGCTCAGGATATTACACATCCAGTGAAAAAGCCAAAGAAGACACCATTCTGGGCTTCATGGCTTGATACTTCACTATTGTTCTTTTCATTGTTTGGATTGTTATACGGAATCGTTGCTTTAACAAGCAAAGGCGCTGCTAAGAATGATCCTAACAGCCAGACAGGTATCATTACATTGATCGTCTTGTCAGCAATGTGGGGTGCATTATTATCATGGTTCAATAACCAAATGAAGAAACCTAAGTCCGAACGACCAGGCTGGGGAATAACCATCGGTTATTTAGTAGTCGGACTAGTCTTCATGTTCGTCTTCCTAGCAGCCATGACAGCCGTACCAACATCAATCAACCCACCACTAAACGCAATCGGCTACTTCATAGCAGCAGCAGTTGCCTTCGGTGGAAGATTCTTGTTCCGTTCAATGACAGGATATAAGGAACGTTCTTTCTTTTAA
- a CDS encoding UDP-N-acetylmuramoyl-L-alanyl-D-glutamate--2,6-diaminopimelate ligase, with the protein MSLKIKNALEILKKHDLLVSSSVTDENLEVTNISYNSKEDQTNGIFFCKGNRFKAEYLDQAIKNHAKIYVSEKEYSQDIDRLIVKDASKALALLSSEFYGNPQNDLFIVAFTGTKGKTTTSYFLYDILKHAYPKQVGLFSTVDRIVGPKPEDEFKSDLTTPESMELFHDMRTCVDNGIKYLVMEVSSQAYKKNRVYGLKFDIGGFLNITPDHIGPNEHPTYADYLNCKKQLMINSKVKIINRQTNDYDTVYAAAKETSDDKDIYRFAKNEVGDTDFSIRNKESNLNDSVFTFTAESDKAEDLQDHSEYTYQLGLVGDFNELNAGAAIIAAKKMGVKNEVIADSLKSAFVPGRMEHINTKSHGTIFVDYAHNYASMNALLSFLKREYPESKVKVVVGSPGDKGVSRREGFARVLTEQADQAILTTDDPGFEDPADICKQIDEKIDHTKVDVKTVLDRQEAIREMIKSSHGDDIVVLAAKGNDAYQKTKGEDVPYPSDPVVAKKILKDIEG; encoded by the coding sequence ATGAGTTTAAAAATTAAGAATGCTTTAGAGATTTTGAAGAAACACGACTTATTGGTTTCAAGTTCAGTAACTGATGAAAACCTAGAAGTAACTAACATTAGTTACAACTCTAAAGAAGATCAAACCAACGGAATCTTCTTCTGCAAAGGTAATAGATTTAAAGCCGAGTATTTAGATCAAGCCATTAAGAATCATGCTAAAATCTATGTTTCAGAGAAAGAATATAGTCAAGATATTGACCGTTTAATTGTTAAGGATGCTTCCAAAGCTTTGGCATTATTGAGTTCAGAGTTTTATGGCAATCCGCAAAATGATTTATTTATCGTTGCTTTCACAGGTACCAAAGGTAAGACAACGACTTCATACTTCTTGTATGATATTTTGAAACATGCCTATCCAAAGCAAGTCGGACTCTTTTCAACCGTTGATCGTATTGTTGGTCCAAAGCCTGAAGACGAATTTAAGTCTGATTTAACAACTCCTGAATCAATGGAATTGTTCCACGATATGAGAACTTGCGTTGATAACGGCATCAAATATTTAGTTATGGAAGTATCTTCTCAAGCTTATAAGAAGAACCGTGTTTACGGTTTGAAGTTTGATATTGGTGGCTTCTTGAACATTACTCCAGATCATATTGGACCTAATGAACATCCTACATATGCTGATTATCTCAACTGCAAGAAGCAATTGATGATCAACTCCAAAGTAAAGATCATTAATCGTCAAACAAATGACTATGACACAGTTTACGCTGCTGCCAAAGAGACTAGTGATGACAAAGATATTTACCGTTTTGCTAAAAATGAAGTTGGTGATACTGACTTTAGTATCCGTAATAAGGAATCCAATTTAAATGATTCAGTCTTTACTTTCACAGCTGAAAGCGACAAGGCTGAAGATTTACAAGACCACAGTGAATATACTTATCAATTAGGTCTAGTCGGTGATTTCAATGAATTGAATGCTGGGGCGGCAATTATTGCGGCCAAGAAGATGGGTGTCAAAAACGAGGTGATTGCTGATAGTTTAAAATCAGCGTTTGTCCCGGGGAGAATGGAACACATTAACACCAAATCTCACGGAACAATTTTTGTTGACTATGCCCACAATTATGCTAGTATGAATGCTTTATTAAGCTTTCTAAAACGTGAATACCCTGAATCAAAGGTGAAAGTCGTTGTAGGAAGTCCTGGTGATAAAGGAGTTTCTAGACGTGAAGGCTTTGCTCGAGTCTTGACTGAACAAGCTGATCAAGCTATTTTGACTACAGATGATCCTGGATTTGAAGATCCGGCTGATATTTGTAAGCAAATTGATGAAAAAATCGACCATACTAAGGTTGATGTAAAAACCGTTCTTGACCGTCAAGAAGCCATTCGTGAAATGATTAAGTCAAGTCACGGCGATGATATCGTTGTTTTGGCCGCTAAAGGAAACGATGCTTATCAAAAGACAAAGGGTGAAGATGTACCATATCCAAGTGATCCCGTTGTCGCCAAGAAAATTCTAAAGGATATTGAGGGTTAA
- a CDS encoding aspartate/glutamate racemase family protein codes for MKKFFTVLGGMGSLATESYVHLLNERTPTEKDQDYLDYILVNHSTVPDRTAHILDHSKPSFLPPLVEDIKQQSLLKPEFMVLICNTAHYYYKELQAATDIPLIHMPHMAISVMKKKYPKAKRIGLIATKGTIADHIYENEIKDAGFEYSLGDQAVQDQVESLIYDDIKIKGKVDANKYYDILQTMHDKFDCDVIVLGCTELSLAQEKAPDHPYNVIDGQGIIVDKSIEFAKKIRRGEKIDFTKIY; via the coding sequence ATGAAGAAATTCTTTACAGTGTTGGGTGGTATGGGCAGTTTAGCCACCGAAAGTTACGTTCATTTGTTAAACGAACGAACACCGACTGAAAAGGACCAAGATTATTTAGATTATATTTTAGTTAATCATTCAACTGTTCCTGATCGAACAGCTCATATCTTAGATCACAGCAAACCCAGCTTTTTGCCTCCACTAGTTGAAGATATTAAGCAACAAAGTTTGCTCAAACCTGAATTCATGGTGTTAATTTGCAATACAGCTCATTATTACTATAAAGAATTGCAAGCAGCAACCGATATACCTTTGATTCACATGCCACACATGGCTATCAGTGTGATGAAAAAGAAGTACCCAAAGGCTAAGCGAATTGGTTTGATTGCAACAAAGGGTACGATTGCGGATCATATTTATGAGAATGAAATCAAAGACGCTGGTTTTGAATATAGTTTGGGTGATCAAGCTGTCCAAGACCAAGTTGAAAGTTTGATTTACGATGATATCAAAATTAAAGGTAAAGTCGATGCCAACAAATATTATGATATTTTGCAAACAATGCATGATAAATTTGATTGCGATGTAATTGTTTTGGGCTGTACCGAATTATCGCTTGCTCAAGAAAAAGCGCCTGATCATCCATATAATGTTATTGATGGTCAAGGAATCATCGTCGACAAATCGATTGAGTTTGCCAAAAAGATTCGTCGTGGTGAAAAAATCGATTTTACTAAGATTTATTAA
- a CDS encoding sensor histidine kinase, with protein sequence MNKRIKLSVGEKGVLLVEGIGTFLLFQIINVILISSLGQNNLIANLQTNWQTLMANKLWVIVVVLALEIFLTYLIVISTYHNLELNQIKQVLQKTAADNLTKEVNIKVNHNLQSIVDSFNLLISNMNRRAEEQKQSEKSKDELISNVSHDIRTPLTSVIGYLGLIESKNYSDLGQILKYTHIAYKKSQEMQNLVNSLFEYANVQHATSRLNMTKFDMAQMLDQLSADFELEANKRGMEIIVNSTPNKILMKGDTEKLGRVFNNLIMNALKYGKGATHIWLTAEQKEKEVVVTVANNGKPIPEDSLKHVFDRFYRVEDSRSKKTGGTGLGLAIAQSMVQLHGGTIAVTSDDERTSFISHFPIS encoded by the coding sequence TTGAACAAAAGAATCAAACTGAGTGTAGGAGAAAAAGGTGTCCTCCTTGTTGAAGGAATAGGCACCTTTCTTTTATTTCAGATAATAAACGTAATTTTAATTAGTAGTCTTGGTCAAAATAATTTGATAGCTAATTTACAAACCAATTGGCAAACCTTGATGGCAAATAAATTGTGGGTAATTGTCGTTGTTTTAGCGTTGGAAATTTTTTTGACGTACTTGATTGTGATCAGTACCTACCACAATTTGGAATTGAATCAAATTAAGCAAGTCCTCCAAAAAACAGCAGCTGATAATCTCACTAAAGAAGTGAATATCAAAGTTAACCATAATTTACAAAGTATTGTTGATAGTTTTAATTTGTTGATTTCTAATATGAATCGTCGGGCTGAGGAACAAAAGCAGTCTGAGAAGAGTAAAGATGAGCTGATCAGTAATGTCAGTCATGATATTAGAACTCCTTTGACATCAGTCATTGGTTATTTGGGTTTGATTGAGAGTAAAAATTATAGTGACTTGGGACAAATTTTAAAATATACTCATATCGCTTATAAAAAGTCACAAGAAATGCAAAATTTGGTTAATTCGCTCTTCGAATATGCCAATGTTCAACATGCAACAAGTCGGTTAAATATGACTAAGTTTGATATGGCTCAAATGCTTGATCAATTGTCGGCTGATTTTGAGTTGGAAGCTAATAAACGCGGTATGGAAATTATCGTCAACTCAACACCAAACAAGATTTTGATGAAAGGTGATACCGAAAAACTTGGTCGTGTCTTCAATAATTTGATCATGAATGCCTTGAAATACGGAAAAGGCGCCACTCATATCTGGTTAACGGCAGAACAAAAAGAAAAAGAGGTCGTCGTAACGGTGGCCAATAATGGTAAACCTATTCCCGAAGATTCTTTAAAGCACGTTTTTGATCGCTTTTATCGTGTGGAAGATTCTCGCTCTAAGAAAACTGGGGGAACAGGTTTAGGACTTGCAATTGCCCAAAGTATGGTGCAGTTGCATGGAGGAACAATCGCTGTAACTTCAGATGATGAACGAACATCATTTATCAGCCATTTTCCAATTTCTTAA